Proteins from a single region of Papaver somniferum cultivar HN1 unplaced genomic scaffold, ASM357369v1 unplaced-scaffold_79, whole genome shotgun sequence:
- the LOC113344613 gene encoding B3 domain-containing protein At5g42700-like: MENVNSYEEARKQRLEENRRRFQDLGVDKIVKILTPVAKTFIKDRPLRKKLRSGTSTRVRKAHEKVATAAQRAHAIKRAEDFRVQHVPSSHPSYVKSMLQSHVYHGFWLNVPNDFCQKYLTEEKMTIVLEDEEGVKYDTIYIGEKTGLSGGWKAFAKDHKLDDGDALVFELIKPTRFKVHIFKGIIDGVGEANTKKPKKGNRSKPIKKVKNSGAEEEDMVEEVAEQIAKTRERQTRNSKKSGDDF, translated from the exons ATGGAAAATGTTAACTCCTATGAAGAAGCTAGAAAACAACGTTTGGAAGAAAACAGAAGGAGGTTTCAG GATTTAGGTGTTGATAAGATTGTCAAGATTCTAACTCCAGTTGCAAAGACG TTTATTAAGGACCGTCCTCTGCGGAAAAAGCTAAGATCAGGCACATCTACTAG AGTCCGAAAGGCCCATGAAAAAGTTGCTACTGCAGCACAGCGAGCTCATGCTATTAAGCGTGCTGAGGATTTCCGAGTTCAGCATGTGCCTTCTAGTCATCCATCTTATGTCAAATCAATGCTCCAATCTCATGTGTACCATGGCTTTTGGCTG AATGTCCCGAATGATTTCTGCCAAAAGTACTTAACGGAGGAGAAAATGACTATTGTGCTGGAGGATGAAGAAGGTGTTAAGTATGACACTATCTACATTGGAGAAAAAACGGGCCTCAGTGGTGGCTGGAAGGCGTTTGCTAAGGATCATAAGTTGGATGATGGCGATGCCCTGGTGTTTGAGCTTATTAAGCCGACACGTTTTAAG GTCCATATCTTTAAAGGGATTATTGATGGCGTGGGTGAAGCAAACACCAAGAAGCCGAAGAAAGGTAACAGAAGTAAACCTATTAAGAAAGTGAAGAACTCTGGTGCAGAAGAGGAGGATATGGTTGAAGAGGTTGCTGAACAAATtgccaaaacaagagagagacaaACCCGGAACTCGAAGAAATCTGGAGATGATTTTTAG